The Scleropages formosus chromosome 11, fSclFor1.1, whole genome shotgun sequence genome window below encodes:
- the LOC108934600 gene encoding leucine-rich repeat and immunoglobulin-like domain-containing nogo receptor-interacting protein 1: MVGGEASGHSYLVACWQPILILMLGTVLSGSATGCPSRCECNAQERSVVCHRRKLTAIPDGIPTETRLLDLSKNRLKVINPEEFAGYPHLEELELNENNISSIEPGAFGNLYGLRTLGLRNNNLKLIQLGVFTGLNNLTSLDISENKIVILLDYMFQDLYNLKTLEVGDNDLVFISNRAFHGLSSLEQLTLDKCNLTSVPTEAFAQLHNLITLKIRYLNINIIRDYSFKRLYRLKILEIDNWPYLDTMTSNCLYGLNLTSLTITNCNLSEVPYFAIRHLVYLHFLNLSFNPIQTIEGNKLHDLLRIKEFHLVGGRLVAIEPYSFRGLSYLRILNVSNNHLTSLEESAFHSVGNLETLALHNNPLACDCRLLWVFRRRWRLNFNKQQPTCASPEYVRGKEFKDFPDVLPPNYFTCTKSKILDHKGQQKFVDEGTTIHFTCQAEGDPAPVIMWLSPRKQLITVKTTGRRTVLPDGTLEVRYAQIQDNGTYVCIASNAGGNDSTLAHLFVRSYSPGWPHQPNKTFAFISNQPNDSSGNETKATVPFPFDMKTLIIATTMGFISFLGVVLFCLVLLFLWSRGKGNTKPNIEIEFVPRRSDTDANSSGDAPRRINMKMI, translated from the coding sequence ATGGTGGGGGGAGAGGCAAGCGGGCACAGCTACTTGGTGGCCTGCTGGCAGCCCATCCTGATTTTGATGCTGGGCACGGTGCTGTCAGGTTCCGCCACCGGTTGCCCGTCCCGTTGTGAGTGTAACGCCCAGGAGCGCTCGGTGGTGTGCCACCGCAGGAAGCTGACAGCCATCCCCGATGGCATCCCCACAGAGACCCGTCTGCTGGACCTCAGCAAGAACCGACTTAAGGTCATTAACCCAGAGGAGTTCGCTGGCTACCCGCACCTGGAGGAGCTAGAACTGAACGAGAACAACATCTCGAGCATCGAGCCTGGGGCCTTCGGCAACCTTTACGGCTTACGGACGTTGGGCCTGCGGAACAACAATCTGAAGCTCATTCAGCTGGGTGTTTTCACGGGCCTCAATAATCTTACCAGCCTGGACATTAGTGAGAACAAAATTGTTATCTTGCTGGATTACATGTTCCAGGACCTGTACAATCTGAAGACTCTGGAGGTGGGTGACAATGACCTGGTCTTCATATCCAACAGAGCCTTTCATGGTCTCAGTAGTTTGGAGCAGCTCACACTCGACAAGTGCAATCTGACCTCTGTCCCCACAGAGGCATTTGCCCAGCTCCACAACCTCATCACCCTCAAGATACGGTACCTCAACATCAATATAATCAGGGATTACTCATTCAAACGGCTGTACCGGCTCAAAATCTTGGAGATTGATAATTGGCCATATCTGGATACGATGACTTCCAACTGCCTCTATGGGCTGAACCTCACCTCATTGACTATCACTAACTGCAACTTGAGTGAAGTTCCTTATTTTGCTATACGGCACCTTGTGTACTTGCACTTCCTGAACCTGTCTTTTAACCCCATTCAAACCATAGAAGGGAACAAACTCCATGACCTGCTGCGCATCAAAGAGTTTCATCTAGTTGGTGGCAGGTTGGTAGCCATAGAACCCTACTCCTTCCGGGGACTAAGCTATCTTAGGATACTCAACGTTTCCAACAACCACCTGACTTCTTTGGAGGAGTCTGCTTTCCACTCTGTGGGTAACCTGGAGACCCTGGCACTGCATAATAACCCCCTGGCTTGTGACTGTCGGCTGTTGTGGGTCTTCCGTCGACGCTGGAGGCTGAACTTCAACAAGCAGCAACCCACTTGTGCTTCACCTGAGTATGTGCGAGGGAAGGAGTTCAAGGACTTTCCGGATGTCCTCCCACCAAACTACTTTACCTGCACCAAGTCGAAAATTCTGGACCACAAGGGCCAGCAGAAGTTTGTGGATGAAGGGACCACCATCCACTTCACCTGCCAGGCAGAGGGTGATCCTGCCCCTGTAATCATGTGGCTCTCCCCACGGAAGCAATTAATCACTGTCAAAACCACTGGGCGACGAACGGTGCTCCCTGATGGCACGCTGGAGGTGCGATATGCCCAGATCCAAGACAATGGCACCTATGTGTGCATCGCCAGCAATGCAGGGGGCAATGACTCCACTCTTGCTCACTTGTTTGTACGCAGCTACTCTCCAGGGTGGCCCCACCAGCCCAATAAGACGTTTGCCTTCATCTCCAACCAACCTAATGACAGCAGTGGCAACGAGACCAAGGCTACAGTCCCGTTCCCCTTTGACATGAAGACCTTAATAATTGCAACCACTATGGGTTTCATTTCCTTCCTTGGCGTCGTTCTGTTTTGTCTCGTGCTCTTGTTCCTTTGGAGTAGAGGCAAGGGCAACACAAAGCCAAACATCGAGATTGAGTTTGTGCCCCGCAGGTCAGATACGGATGCGAACAGCAGCGGGGATGCCCCTCGCAGGATCAACATGAAAATGATTTGA